TTTCACAAGTGCGAACATGGGAAGAGCGTTCTTAAACTCTTTCATTGTTATGGTAAGTGTACTGTTAGTATCCGTTGTCATCGGAACACAGCTTGCTTATGTATTAAACCGATTCAAATTTGTCGGTAATGGTTTGATTCGAAATTTATTCCTTTTTGCATCTTTGCTTCCAGCAGTTGCAATGCAGGTTACAGTGTATAAAATTATGACAACACTTAGCTTTGTCAATCACCTGTATGGTTACATCATCATGATGTGCGGAACTGACGTTATTTCGATTTACATTTTCATCCAGTTCATGGAAAACATTCCGGTTTCTCTGGATGAGTCAGCGATTATTGATGGAGCATCTTACTGGACGATTTATTGGAAAATCATGCTTCCATTATTAAAACCGGCAATCGTAACATCTTGTATTTTAAAAGGTGTAGGTGTTTACAACGAATATTACTGTGCGAACCTGTATTTACAGGATAAGAACTTACATACAATCGCAACTTCCCTTTATACCTTCGTTGGACCGATGGGAAGTCAGTACAACCTGATTTGTGCAGGTGTTATCATTTCCATGCTTCCGGCATTGTTGGTATTCATCTTATGTCAGAAACAGATTTACAGTGGTATTGCAGCAGGAGCAGTAAAAGGTTAAGAAATTAGAAATAAATTAGAACAAAGAAGGAGGAAATGTGATGAACGAAAAAGCAATGCTTGCAAAAGAAGCAAAAGAGCATTTGGTGCAGGACATCATTCCTTTTTGGAAGAGACTAAGAGATGACGAGTACGGCGGATATTATGGCTGGTTGTCTTATGACCTGGTTTTAGATAAAAAGGCTGTGAAGGGCTGCATTTTAAACAGCAGAATTACATGGTTTTTCTCCAACGCATACACGGTATTGAAAAATGCCGGTATGTGTGATGAGAGCTTACTAGATGAGGCAAGACATGGATATACGTTTTTAAAAGAGAAATGTCTGGATAAGGAAAATGGTGGAATATTCTGGTCATTAAAATATGACGGAACACCGGAAGATACAACAAAGCATACTTACAATCAGGCATTTTGCATCTACGCATTATCCTCCTATTTTGAGGCTTCCGGTGACAGAGAAGCATTGGAACATGCTTATGAACTTTTCAACCTGATTGAAGAAAAATGTACGGATGAAATTGGCTATTTAGAGGCATTTACCATTGATTTCAAACCGGAATCCAATGAAAAACTTTCCGAAAACGGAGTTCTTGCAGATAAGACAATGAATACTTTACTTCATGTATTCGAGGCATACACAGAGTTTGTCAGAGTGACAAAATCACTTTCGGATGCATGGGCAAAAGAGGCAAGAGAAAAAGTAGAAAAACGCCTGATGTGGATTATGGATACTTTTGCAGACAAAGTTTACAATCCAAAGCTTCACAGACAGGAAGTCTTTTTCGACAGAGAATATCACAGTATTTTGGACTTACATTCCTATGGACACGACATTGAGACAGCATGGCTGATGGACCGTGGTGTGGAAGTGCTTGGAAGAAGTGACTATGAAGCAAAAATGACGCCGATTACCAAAGATTTGACGGCGCAGATTTACAAGATTGCATTTGATGGAAGATCCCTTGCAAATGAATGTGACCGCGGTGTGGTGAATGAAAACCGCGTCTGGTGGGTACAGGCAGAGACTGTCATCGGATTCTTAAACGGATACGAGAAGGACTC
This genomic window from Roseburia sp. 831b contains:
- a CDS encoding AGE family epimerase/isomerase — protein: MNEKAMLAKEAKEHLVQDIIPFWKRLRDDEYGGYYGWLSYDLVLDKKAVKGCILNSRITWFFSNAYTVLKNAGMCDESLLDEARHGYTFLKEKCLDKENGGIFWSLKYDGTPEDTTKHTYNQAFCIYALSSYFEASGDREALEHAYELFNLIEEKCTDEIGYLEAFTIDFKPESNEKLSENGVLADKTMNTLLHVFEAYTEFVRVTKSLSDAWAKEAREKVEKRLMWIMDTFADKVYNPKLHRQEVFFDREYHSILDLHSYGHDIETAWLMDRGVEVLGRSDYEAKMTPITKDLTAQIYKIAFDGRSLANECDRGVVNENRVWWVQAETVIGFLNGYEKDSSKKEYLEAAVKEWNFIKEYVIDKRNGSEWFWEVNKDGSPIEGRPIVEPWKCPYHNGRMCMELIKRCAD
- a CDS encoding carbohydrate ABC transporter permease, whose protein sequence is MSEAITKRRKHYSVGEIVWTIVKYVSLIFFGLCAVVPIISCVITAFKTDTEYAQTNVMTLPESWLNFDNFVKAFTSANMGRAFLNSFIVMVSVLLVSVVIGTQLAYVLNRFKFVGNGLIRNLFLFASLLPAVAMQVTVYKIMTTLSFVNHLYGYIIMMCGTDVISIYIFIQFMENIPVSLDESAIIDGASYWTIYWKIMLPLLKPAIVTSCILKGVGVYNEYYCANLYLQDKNLHTIATSLYTFVGPMGSQYNLICAGVIISMLPALLVFILCQKQIYSGIAAGAVKG